Proteins from a genomic interval of Hydrogenophaga sp. PAMC20947:
- a CDS encoding 8-oxoguanine deaminase, with the protein MTTSLLIQNAQCIATFNHEDPAQGLELKEASLFIRDHRIEWIGPAAELPTGLHDEAGDVIDARGHLVTPGLVNTHHHMTQSLTRAIPGVQNAELFGWLRGLYPIWAGLTPEMVQVSTQIAMAELLMSGCTTSSDHLYIFPNGVRLEDSIEAAAEIGMRFTATRGSMSVGQSAGGLPPDSVVEQEDTILKDSQRLIETWHGAQHGAMLQIALAPCSPFSVSPALMQQSALLARSFKGQGVRLHTHLAENDHDIAYSREKFNKTPAQYAQELGWLGDDVWHAHCVKLDDEGISLFAASRTGVAHCPCSNMRLASGIAPVRRLLDAGVPVGLGVDGSASNDAAHMVNEARQALLLARVGRALQPPEVRHGQTFLGCDLGPAEMTARDALGMATRGGAQVLGRKDIGHLAKGMCADLALFDLRTLNFAGGAVHDPVASLLLCASPQAAYTVVNGRIVVRQGQLTTVDLDPLIERHNRLALQLAEAARNA; encoded by the coding sequence ATGACCACCTCCCTGCTCATCCAAAACGCCCAATGCATCGCCACCTTCAACCACGAAGATCCGGCTCAGGGGCTGGAGCTGAAAGAGGCCAGCCTGTTCATCCGCGACCACCGCATTGAATGGATCGGCCCCGCCGCCGAGCTGCCAACCGGGCTCCACGACGAAGCCGGCGATGTGATCGATGCACGTGGTCACCTCGTCACCCCCGGGCTGGTGAACACCCACCACCACATGACCCAGTCGCTCACGCGGGCCATCCCCGGTGTGCAAAACGCCGAGCTGTTTGGCTGGCTGCGCGGGCTGTACCCCATTTGGGCCGGGCTGACACCCGAGATGGTGCAGGTGTCCACCCAGATCGCCATGGCCGAGCTGTTGATGAGCGGCTGCACCACCAGCAGCGACCACTTGTACATCTTCCCCAACGGCGTGCGCCTGGAAGACAGCATCGAGGCGGCCGCAGAGATCGGCATGCGCTTCACCGCCACACGCGGCAGCATGAGCGTGGGCCAGAGCGCCGGGGGCTTGCCACCCGACAGCGTGGTCGAACAAGAAGACACCATTCTGAAAGACAGCCAGCGTCTGATTGAAACCTGGCACGGTGCGCAGCACGGGGCCATGCTGCAGATCGCCCTGGCCCCGTGTTCCCCGTTTTCAGTCAGCCCGGCGCTGATGCAGCAAAGTGCGCTGCTGGCGCGCAGCTTCAAAGGCCAAGGCGTTCGCCTGCACACCCACCTGGCCGAGAACGACCACGACATCGCCTACAGCCGCGAAAAATTCAACAAGACACCGGCCCAATACGCACAGGAGCTCGGCTGGTTGGGCGACGACGTGTGGCATGCCCACTGCGTGAAGCTGGACGATGAGGGCATCAGCCTGTTCGCGGCCAGCCGCACTGGCGTGGCCCATTGCCCCTGCAGCAACATGCGGCTGGCCTCAGGCATTGCACCCGTGCGCCGCCTGCTCGATGCAGGGGTGCCGGTGGGGCTGGGTGTGGATGGCAGCGCCAGCAACGACGCGGCGCACATGGTCAACGAAGCGCGCCAGGCCTTGCTGCTGGCGCGCGTGGGCCGCGCCCTGCAGCCACCCGAAGTTCGACATGGCCAGACCTTTTTGGGCTGCGATCTCGGCCCGGCCGAGATGACGGCCCGCGATGCCTTGGGCATGGCCACGCGAGGTGGTGCACAGGTGCTGGGGCGCAAAGACATCGGGCACCTGGCCAAGGGCATGTGTGCCGACCTGGCGCTGTTCGACCTGCGCACGCTCAATTTCGCCGGCGGTGCGGTGCACGATCCCGTGGCCAGTCTGCTGCTGTGCGCCAGCCCGCAAGCGGCCTACACCGTGGTCAACGGCCGTATCGTCGTGCGCCAAGGTCAGCTGACCACGGTCGACCTTGATCCGCTGATTGAGCGGCACAACCGCCTGGCCCTGCAACTGGCCGAGGCTGCACGCAACGCCTGA
- a CDS encoding glycerate kinase: protein MNPPSTDDPRALLRHLFNAAVQRALPLHNTAAHLPAPPRGRTLVLGAGKAGGAMAQAVEALWPAGAPLSGLVVTRYHHTPPRPEGLAHRIEVVEAAHPVPDAAGMAAAERILQLTQGLTADDLVLCLISGGGSALLTLPCEGLTLDDKQRINRQLLESGANILEMNTVRKHLSAIKGGRLAAACAPARVVTLTISDVPGDDVSVIASGPTVADASTCAEALDVLRRYGIEVPPAVRSQLERGKLETPKTGDACFSGHRTHLIATPQQSLDAAAEAARAVGLNVVVLSDEIEGESREVGKVHAALARSTALGRSSFQRPCVILSGGETTVTVRPRAEGQPRGRGGRAGEFCLGLAQALHDTAGIWALAADTDGIDGVEDNAGAIVTPDTVARGLEQGLKLTDHLARNDAYAYFDALGDLVVTGPTHTNVNDFRAVLVL, encoded by the coding sequence ATGAACCCGCCTTCAACAGACGACCCCCGCGCCCTCCTGCGCCACCTCTTCAATGCAGCCGTGCAGCGCGCCCTCCCGCTGCACAACACCGCAGCCCACCTGCCTGCGCCCCCCAGGGGCCGCACTTTGGTGCTGGGCGCGGGCAAAGCGGGTGGCGCGATGGCTCAGGCGGTGGAGGCCTTGTGGCCGGCCGGTGCGCCACTCTCGGGTTTGGTTGTCACGCGCTACCACCACACACCCCCGCGCCCCGAAGGGCTGGCGCATCGCATTGAGGTGGTGGAGGCCGCCCACCCCGTGCCTGACGCGGCGGGGATGGCTGCGGCTGAGCGCATCTTGCAGTTGACCCAAGGCCTGACGGCCGACGATCTGGTGTTGTGCCTGATCTCTGGTGGCGGGTCCGCCTTGCTCACACTGCCTTGTGAGGGGCTCACCCTGGACGACAAGCAGCGGATCAACCGCCAGTTGCTGGAGAGTGGCGCCAATATCCTGGAAATGAACACGGTGCGCAAACACCTGTCTGCCATCAAGGGCGGTCGGCTGGCCGCGGCCTGCGCGCCAGCGCGTGTGGTCACGCTCACCATCAGCGATGTGCCTGGCGATGACGTGAGTGTCATCGCCAGTGGCCCCACGGTGGCCGATGCGTCCACCTGTGCCGAAGCGCTTGATGTCTTGCGCCGTTACGGCATTGAGGTACCGCCAGCGGTGCGATCCCAGCTGGAACGCGGAAAACTGGAAACACCCAAAACCGGGGATGCCTGTTTCAGCGGTCATCGGACCCATCTCATCGCCACCCCCCAGCAAAGTCTGGACGCCGCGGCTGAAGCGGCTCGCGCAGTGGGGCTGAACGTGGTGGTGCTCAGCGATGAGATCGAAGGCGAGTCCCGCGAGGTGGGCAAGGTGCACGCGGCCCTGGCCCGTTCCACGGCCTTGGGGCGCAGCAGTTTTCAACGCCCTTGTGTGATCCTGAGCGGCGGCGAGACCACGGTCACGGTGCGTCCCCGCGCCGAAGGGCAACCCAGAGGCCGAGGCGGCCGGGCGGGGGAGTTCTGCCTGGGCCTGGCGCAGGCGCTGCACGACACGGCAGGTATCTGGGCGCTTGCGGCCGATACCGATGGCATCGACGGCGTCGAAGACAACGCGGGTGCCATCGTCACACCCGATACCGTGGCCCGCGGCCTCGAGCAGGGACTCAAGCTCACCGATCACCTGGCGCGCAACGACGCCTATGCCTACTTTGACGCGCTGGGCGATCTGGTGGTGACCGGACCCACCCACACCAACGTCAACGATTTTCGGGCTGTTTTGGTGTTGTGA
- a CDS encoding DUF3348 family protein, whose protein sequence is MHLLSESSGVSAAAPVGQDFAERLGAWLSVADAITLRSALQSQAAPMAPGRTGAPAPHSLAEELQQVRATLTKSIETAEPVQPQRGRADHSAQGALSAPALPLDPAAEFAMLHQRYVEQQRRMEMSVDALRSHARERLSAASPELAQLALLDGVMDQMLGGREQHLLSTVPTFLKKRFEQLRREAANEANPDTSPDLLQRPAWLSQLTTEFQQALLAELELRLQPVAGMAEALAL, encoded by the coding sequence GTGCACCTGCTCAGTGAAAGCAGTGGCGTCAGCGCGGCTGCGCCCGTAGGGCAAGACTTTGCGGAACGGCTGGGTGCCTGGTTGAGCGTGGCCGATGCGATCACCTTGCGGTCAGCGCTGCAATCCCAGGCCGCCCCCATGGCGCCGGGTCGCACCGGGGCGCCTGCACCGCACAGCCTGGCCGAAGAGCTTCAGCAAGTGCGCGCAACCCTCACCAAATCCATCGAGACGGCCGAGCCGGTGCAACCCCAGCGGGGCAGGGCGGATCACTCCGCCCAGGGTGCCCTCTCGGCACCGGCCTTGCCGCTTGACCCCGCCGCTGAGTTCGCCATGCTGCACCAGCGCTATGTTGAGCAACAGCGCCGCATGGAAATGAGCGTGGACGCCTTGCGCAGCCACGCCCGCGAGCGGCTCTCGGCGGCCTCACCCGAACTGGCGCAACTGGCGCTGCTGGACGGAGTAATGGACCAGATGCTCGGCGGGCGCGAGCAACACCTGCTGTCCACCGTGCCCACCTTTCTCAAGAAACGCTTTGAGCAACTGCGCCGCGAGGCGGCGAATGAAGCCAATCCGGACACCAGCCCCGATCTCTTGCAGCGGCCTGCCTGGCTAAGTCAGTTGACCACCGAATTCCAGCAGGCCCTGCTGGCCGAACTGGAGCTGCGCTTGCAGCCCGTGGCGGGCATGGCCGAGGCGCTGGCTCTATGA
- a CDS encoding DUF802 domain-containing protein, with the protein MNRSLNAGVLIGAFLLGLAAILWVGAGFVGTSHIALAMTFAIAAAYLAGALEIRRYRGLTKGLAGALAQVPEPLNQLGDWLGSVPAPLQHSVRQRIEGERAALPGLSLTPYLIGLLVMLGMLGTFLGMVVTFKGAVFALEGSADLAAIRSALAAPIKGLGFAFGTSVAGVATSAMLGLMSALSRRERLEVVRTLDARIATVFHPFTFAFQRNASFAAMQAQASALPAVVDQLQALMTLMEQRGQQLDTQLQTRQDQFHQETAAAYTGLGQTVALSLKETLTASARIAGETIQPVVESAMKAIAEESTRLHGQVSESVQAQLKGLSSEFSTTTHTVADTWKQALDTQAKTNTELVSGLGLALVGFNQTLEQRSQALLSDVTEAMGRQQSEQTLAEKNKQSAWAQTLQSQASASEKMVVQLSEALAGFSTTLEQRTTALLSNMGEAIGRVHSEQAESEQGKQAAWAMTLQSQATASEQMVAQLSEALAGFNTTFEQRASGLLSHVGQAMNQSQAAHAQAEQQKQAAWTQALQTMAAGLQNEWHTVGSQNLAQQQAVGQSLAQAAAAIRQSATEQAKQTQEEMSRLLEASEALVKARSEAETQWATQQGERMDQLAGLWRSELSALRTEESARGESAVARLASWQDGLTSQLQTLRREEDQRGEAAVNRLGELQTAMASHLATLGEALEAPMTRLLETASEAPKAAAEVIAQLRQEMSHLTERDNLALQERTALVGNLGTLLQSVEHATGEQRAAIESLVTSATGVLDQVSQQFSATLETQASNTNEVAAQVAGSAAELASLGEAFHHGVMLFSESNQKLVDKLQHIEGAISKNMARSDEQLAYYVAQAREVIDLSISSQQGIVEDLRRLRGSGKAAAGSAA; encoded by the coding sequence ATGAACCGATCTCTCAACGCCGGCGTGCTAATCGGCGCATTTCTCCTTGGTCTGGCCGCCATCCTCTGGGTGGGCGCCGGTTTTGTGGGCACCAGCCACATCGCCCTGGCCATGACCTTCGCCATCGCCGCCGCCTACCTGGCCGGTGCGCTGGAGATTCGCCGATACCGGGGCCTGACAAAGGGTTTGGCAGGGGCCTTGGCGCAGGTGCCCGAGCCACTGAACCAGCTCGGTGACTGGCTGGGCAGCGTGCCTGCGCCATTGCAACATTCGGTGCGCCAGCGCATCGAAGGCGAGCGCGCCGCCTTGCCTGGCTTGTCGCTCACGCCTTACCTGATCGGCCTGCTGGTGATGCTCGGCATGCTGGGCACCTTCCTCGGCATGGTCGTGACCTTCAAAGGGGCGGTGTTTGCGCTTGAAGGCTCGGCCGATCTGGCGGCCATCCGCTCCGCACTCGCCGCGCCGATCAAGGGACTTGGCTTTGCGTTTGGTACCTCGGTGGCGGGTGTGGCCACTTCGGCCATGCTCGGCCTCATGTCGGCGCTGAGCCGCCGCGAGCGACTTGAAGTGGTTCGCACGCTCGACGCGCGCATCGCCACTGTGTTCCATCCGTTCACGTTCGCCTTCCAGCGCAACGCCTCGTTCGCCGCCATGCAGGCGCAGGCCAGCGCCTTGCCCGCCGTGGTGGACCAGTTGCAAGCCTTGATGACGTTGATGGAGCAGCGAGGCCAGCAGCTCGACACCCAGTTGCAAACCCGACAGGACCAGTTCCACCAGGAAACCGCCGCCGCCTACACCGGCCTGGGCCAGACCGTGGCGTTGTCGCTCAAGGAAACCCTCACCGCCAGTGCGCGTATCGCGGGCGAAACCATCCAGCCCGTGGTGGAATCGGCCATGAAGGCCATTGCCGAAGAATCGACGCGACTGCACGGCCAGGTGAGCGAGTCGGTGCAAGCGCAGTTGAAGGGCTTGTCCAGCGAATTCAGCACCACCACCCACACCGTCGCCGACACCTGGAAACAGGCCCTGGACACCCAGGCCAAAACCAATACTGAGCTGGTGAGTGGACTGGGCCTGGCCTTGGTCGGGTTCAACCAGACGCTGGAACAACGCAGCCAGGCGTTGCTCAGCGACGTGACCGAAGCCATGGGTCGCCAGCAAAGCGAACAAACCCTGGCCGAAAAAAACAAGCAATCCGCCTGGGCGCAGACGCTGCAATCACAAGCCTCGGCCAGCGAAAAAATGGTCGTGCAATTGAGCGAGGCCTTGGCGGGTTTCAGCACCACCCTCGAGCAGCGCACCACGGCTTTGTTGTCGAACATGGGCGAGGCCATCGGCCGTGTGCACAGCGAGCAGGCCGAATCCGAACAAGGCAAACAGGCCGCCTGGGCGATGACGCTGCAATCGCAGGCCACGGCCAGCGAACAGATGGTGGCGCAATTGAGCGAAGCCCTGGCTGGGTTCAACACCACGTTTGAGCAGCGTGCCAGTGGCTTGCTGTCCCACGTGGGCCAGGCCATGAACCAGTCGCAGGCAGCGCATGCCCAGGCTGAGCAACAAAAGCAGGCCGCATGGACTCAAGCCTTGCAAACCATGGCCGCCGGATTGCAAAACGAATGGCATACGGTGGGCAGCCAGAACCTGGCGCAACAACAGGCCGTGGGTCAATCGCTGGCGCAGGCCGCGGCGGCCATCCGCCAAAGCGCCACCGAACAAGCGAAACAGACGCAAGAAGAAATGTCGCGCCTGCTGGAGGCTTCTGAAGCGCTCGTGAAAGCGCGCAGCGAGGCAGAAACCCAGTGGGCCACCCAACAAGGCGAGCGCATGGACCAGCTTGCCGGCCTGTGGCGCAGCGAGCTCTCTGCGTTGCGCACCGAAGAAAGCGCGCGCGGCGAATCGGCGGTGGCACGCCTGGCCAGTTGGCAAGACGGGCTGACCAGCCAGTTGCAAACCCTTCGCCGCGAAGAAGACCAGCGCGGCGAGGCTGCGGTCAACCGACTGGGCGAGCTGCAAACGGCCATGGCCAGCCACCTCGCCACCTTGGGCGAGGCGCTGGAAGCACCGATGACGCGCCTGTTGGAGACGGCCTCCGAAGCGCCCAAGGCCGCGGCTGAGGTGATCGCGCAACTGCGCCAGGAAATGAGCCACCTCACCGAACGCGACAACCTCGCGCTGCAAGAGCGCACCGCGCTGGTGGGCAACCTCGGCACGCTGCTGCAAAGCGTGGAGCACGCCACAGGCGAACAACGTGCTGCCATCGAATCGCTGGTGACATCGGCCACCGGTGTGCTCGACCAGGTGAGCCAGCAGTTCAGCGCCACACTGGAAACACAGGCCAGCAACACCAACGAAGTCGCCGCGCAAGTGGCGGGCAGCGCAGCCGAGCTGGCCAGTCTGGGCGAAGCGTTTCACCACGGCGTGATGCTCTTCAGCGAATCCAACCAGAAGCTGGTCGACAAGTTGCAGCACATCGAAGGCGCGATATCGAAGAACATGGCGCGCAGCGACGAGCAACTGGCCTACTACGTGGCGCAAGCGCGTGAGGTGATTGATCTCAGCATCAGCTCGCAACAAGGCATCGTGGAAGACCTGCGCCGTCTGCGCGGCAGCGGCAAGGCCGCTGCCGGGAGCGCCGCATGA
- a CDS encoding OmpA family protein, translated as MIGAEFEAHASSEDDGVEQAAPVWAVFGDLMAGVVGAFVLILISVLAMQMDLVASLQSEIEKRHQEEARRMALEKALAIPLQSGRVTLNNGRIGISGSVLFDLNSDDLREEGRLLLKSLVPPLQLYLSETGQMLMVSGFTDDRPIQEGNLHFKDNLELSAQRALNVTRALIAEGMPRAQVFSAAFGAEQPVASNTDAQGRAQNRRVEMAPVPRTANVKAGADGGAAAAAGAARPAEKAPG; from the coding sequence ATGATCGGAGCAGAGTTCGAAGCCCACGCCAGCAGCGAAGACGACGGCGTCGAGCAGGCAGCGCCTGTGTGGGCGGTGTTCGGCGATCTGATGGCCGGCGTGGTGGGTGCGTTTGTGCTCATCCTGATTTCGGTGCTCGCCATGCAGATGGATCTGGTGGCCAGCTTGCAATCAGAAATTGAGAAGCGGCACCAAGAAGAAGCCCGCCGCATGGCGCTGGAAAAGGCGCTCGCCATTCCGCTGCAGTCGGGTCGTGTGACGCTCAACAACGGCCGCATCGGCATCAGCGGCAGCGTGTTGTTTGATTTGAATTCTGATGATTTGCGAGAAGAAGGTCGCCTCTTGCTCAAGAGCCTGGTGCCGCCCTTGCAGCTGTATTTGAGCGAGACCGGTCAGATGCTTATGGTGAGCGGCTTCACCGACGACCGCCCGATCCAGGAAGGCAACCTGCATTTCAAAGACAACCTCGAGCTCTCTGCCCAACGCGCGCTCAACGTGACCCGCGCGCTCATCGCAGAAGGCATGCCGCGCGCGCAGGTCTTCAGCGCTGCTTTCGGCGCCGAGCAGCCCGTGGCTTCCAACACAGATGCCCAGGGCAGGGCTCAAAACCGCCGCGTGGAAATGGCGCCCGTGCCCCGCACAGCGAATGTGAAAGCAGGAGCCGACGGCGGTGCGGCTGCCGCTGCAGGTGCTGCCCGGCCCGCTGAGAAGGCACCCGGCTGA
- a CDS encoding DUF2894 domain-containing protein, giving the protein MSEAGASLNTLDLDEVLASVEALRTSDASLANASRSLDPVRLHYIEALTRRLQAAPPAVQTVLHAKLLVALKALSGGTEAEAVARPLAPPLANEASDPPLVHPEPIEGLAPAPAPAPRKPRPKAQPEAAPPAAPLSLLGQLNQHIQTASSQPDSVGRGSAPKSFGQATPYLDLKSAIRFRETWARISAETEVDQAAHRAPENAGPLNAHNLVLRTLSLMRELSPDYLRRFMSHTESLLWLDQAHGQLKQPAGKAKTARLSKVTKVPKVPKVPKVPKTTKATKAEH; this is encoded by the coding sequence ATGAGCGAAGCGGGGGCATCTTTGAACACGCTGGACCTGGACGAGGTACTTGCGAGCGTTGAAGCGCTGCGGACCAGTGACGCCAGCCTTGCCAACGCTTCACGAAGCCTGGACCCCGTTCGCCTGCACTACATCGAAGCCCTGACCCGCCGCCTGCAAGCCGCGCCGCCCGCGGTTCAAACGGTGTTGCACGCCAAGTTGTTGGTTGCGCTGAAAGCGCTGAGCGGGGGTACCGAAGCCGAGGCGGTTGCTCGGCCGTTGGCACCCCCATTGGCGAATGAAGCCAGCGATCCTCCTCTCGTGCATCCTGAACCCATTGAAGGGCTTGCCCCAGCTCCAGCCCCTGCACCGCGCAAACCCAGGCCCAAAGCCCAGCCTGAAGCCGCGCCTCCAGCCGCCCCTTTGTCGTTGCTCGGGCAACTCAACCAGCACATTCAAACAGCCTCTTCACAGCCAGACAGCGTTGGCCGTGGCAGCGCCCCGAAAAGCTTCGGCCAGGCGACGCCCTACCTGGACCTCAAAAGCGCCATCCGCTTCCGAGAAACCTGGGCCCGAATCAGCGCGGAAACAGAAGTGGATCAGGCCGCTCACCGGGCCCCTGAAAACGCCGGCCCGCTCAATGCCCACAACCTCGTGCTGCGCACTCTTTCGCTCATGCGCGAACTCTCGCCCGACTACCTGCGCCGGTTCATGAGCCACACCGAGTCGCTGCTGTGGCTGGACCAGGCCCATGGACAGTTGAAACAGCCCGCTGGCAAAGCCAAAACGGCCAGGTTGTCAAAAGTGACGAAAGTGCCGAAAGTGCCGAAAGTGCCGAAAGTGCCAAAAACGACAAAAGCGACAAAGGCCGAGCATTGA
- a CDS encoding DUF2182 domain-containing protein, whose translation MRTSTNLISGPALRHAPVWLGMAAVAAVSWFLLVQMDASMSAMGSNGMVEDSIAMGAGGSGLGLFLATFAMWAVMMVAMMLPTVVPSATLFSTLAARRHAPSSNLTTTMYIAGYTACWLLFAAPAAALQSALTNSALIDAMAQSTNALLSAVILLTAGLYQFSPLKTACLAKCRSPLAYFMAQWRDGAGGALMLGIRHGGYCVGCCWALMAMMFVVGAMNLVWMGVLTFLVLSEKVVPPAWRIDRITGVALVISGLWMGALALLAH comes from the coding sequence ATGCGCACTTCAACGAATCTGATATCGGGCCCAGCACTTCGCCACGCACCGGTGTGGCTGGGCATGGCGGCCGTGGCCGCCGTGAGCTGGTTTCTCCTGGTCCAGATGGACGCGAGCATGTCGGCCATGGGCAGCAACGGCATGGTGGAGGACTCGATTGCGATGGGCGCTGGTGGCTCCGGCCTGGGTCTTTTCCTGGCCACCTTCGCGATGTGGGCCGTCATGATGGTTGCCATGATGCTGCCGACAGTCGTGCCTTCGGCCACGCTCTTCTCCACCTTGGCTGCCAGGCGCCATGCGCCAAGCAGCAACTTGACCACCACGATGTACATCGCTGGCTACACGGCTTGCTGGCTCTTGTTTGCCGCGCCCGCCGCCGCGCTTCAATCGGCGTTGACAAACTCCGCCTTGATCGATGCCATGGCCCAAAGCACGAACGCGCTGTTGAGCGCAGTCATTTTGCTCACCGCAGGGCTTTACCAGTTCAGCCCGTTGAAGACCGCCTGCCTGGCGAAATGCCGGTCCCCGTTGGCCTACTTCATGGCCCAGTGGCGCGATGGCGCTGGCGGCGCTTTGATGCTCGGCATTCGCCACGGCGGCTACTGCGTGGGTTGCTGCTGGGCACTGATGGCGATGATGTTTGTCGTGGGCGCCATGAACCTGGTGTGGATGGGCGTGCTCACTTTTCTGGTGTTGAGCGAAAAAGTCGTTCCACCCGCCTGGCGGATCGACCGGATCACGGGCGTGGCGCTTGTGATTTCAGGGCTGTGGATGGGCGCACTCGCCTTGCTGGCCCATTGA
- a CDS encoding DUF1326 domain-containing protein, with amino-acid sequence MTPWNLSGTYFEACNCEAACPCIFTSPPTEGECKAMVAWHIDKGAYAETSLDGLNIALAVHAPGTMVATKWRVAAYFDDKATAAQSEALHAIFGGKSGGHPAVLASFIGEMVGAKSVPMVYSADGRKSSLSIPGVAEAHIEQLDGQGGGPITIEGHPLCIAPGKSATVARSSHFNLDDFDWSWKFSGKSGLMSPFAYASD; translated from the coding sequence ATGACCCCATGGAACCTCAGCGGAACCTACTTCGAAGCCTGCAATTGCGAGGCCGCGTGTCCCTGCATTTTCACCAGCCCGCCCACAGAAGGCGAATGCAAAGCCATGGTGGCCTGGCACATAGACAAAGGCGCCTACGCGGAAACCAGCCTGGATGGCTTGAACATCGCGCTCGCCGTGCATGCGCCAGGCACCATGGTGGCCACCAAATGGCGCGTGGCAGCCTATTTCGATGACAAAGCCACCGCCGCGCAAAGCGAAGCACTGCACGCAATCTTTGGCGGAAAATCGGGCGGGCACCCCGCCGTGCTCGCGTCGTTCATCGGCGAGATGGTGGGCGCCAAGAGCGTGCCCATGGTCTACAGCGCGGATGGCCGCAAGAGCAGCCTGTCGATCCCTGGCGTTGCCGAGGCCCACATCGAGCAGCTCGACGGCCAGGGCGGCGGGCCGATCACCATCGAAGGCCACCCTTTGTGCATCGCACCCGGAAAGTCCGCCACCGTGGCGCGCTCCAGCCATTTCAACCTCGATGACTTCGATTGGAGCTGGAAGTTCTCGGGCAAAAGCGGCTTGATGTCCCCCTTCGCCTACGCGTCCGATTGA
- a CDS encoding class I SAM-dependent methyltransferase — protein MSQDPFTELKNRQREMWASFGPTALFTTPVAGHVVRFAGIVAGETVLDIGTGTGVLAITAARRGARVFGLDLTPELIEQARENAAIARLPEINWKQGDAEELPYPDASIDVVVSQFGHMFAPRSKVVVSEMRRVLKPGGRIAFATWPPEHFIGRMFAFVGRNSPPPPPGADPPPQWGNPALVAERLGNRFDAPFFERGVMKFSALSIPHFRLFMERSVGPMQKLVESMAGDPEKLERFRAEFDALATPYHFDNAIHQDYLLTRAHAA, from the coding sequence ATGTCCCAGGATCCGTTCACCGAACTGAAAAATCGCCAACGCGAGATGTGGGCCTCATTCGGGCCGACCGCGCTGTTTACCACGCCAGTCGCGGGTCATGTTGTGCGCTTCGCTGGCATTGTTGCTGGCGAGACCGTGCTCGACATCGGGACCGGCACAGGGGTGCTGGCCATCACCGCGGCGCGTCGGGGTGCCCGTGTTTTCGGGCTCGACCTCACCCCGGAACTGATCGAACAGGCGCGAGAGAACGCCGCCATCGCCCGTTTGCCCGAGATCAACTGGAAACAGGGCGACGCCGAGGAACTTCCCTACCCCGATGCATCGATCGATGTGGTGGTCAGTCAGTTCGGGCACATGTTCGCACCACGGTCCAAGGTCGTCGTCAGCGAAATGCGCCGCGTCCTCAAGCCCGGCGGGCGCATAGCCTTCGCCACTTGGCCGCCCGAGCACTTCATCGGCCGCATGTTCGCGTTCGTTGGCCGCAATTCGCCACCGCCGCCGCCAGGCGCCGACCCACCGCCGCAATGGGGCAACCCGGCTCTTGTCGCGGAGCGGCTGGGCAACCGGTTCGATGCGCCGTTCTTCGAGCGCGGCGTGATGAAGTTCTCGGCATTGAGCATCCCGCACTTCCGGCTCTTCATGGAGCGCTCAGTCGGCCCGATGCAGAAGCTGGTGGAGAGCATGGCTGGCGACCCTGAGAAGCTCGAGCGATTCCGCGCCGAGTTCGACGCGCTCGCCACGCCCTACCATTTTGACAACGCGATACACCAAGACTACCTGCTGACGCGCGCGCATGCTGCTTGA